From Tenuifilum sp. 4138str, a single genomic window includes:
- a CDS encoding RnfABCDGE type electron transport complex subunit G — translation MAKVESNFKNMAATLLVITLVASAALGLVYQSTKEPIALAQQAKINNAIKAVLPEFDNQPGNEAYSVAVDGGELTFYPATKEGQPVGTAVKTFSNNGFAGLIELMVGFLPDGTINKIAVISHKETPGLGDKIEPQKSEFSLQFEGKSPEDFKLMVKKDGGDVDAITASTITSRAYCDALTRAYNELKKGGVQ, via the coding sequence ATGGCTAAGGTGGAATCGAATTTCAAGAATATGGCGGCTACCCTGCTGGTTATTACCCTGGTAGCTTCTGCGGCGCTTGGCCTGGTTTACCAATCAACCAAGGAGCCAATTGCCCTTGCACAGCAGGCAAAAATAAATAATGCCATTAAGGCTGTACTCCCCGAGTTTGATAATCAACCCGGAAACGAGGCTTACAGTGTTGCTGTTGATGGTGGCGAACTTACCTTTTATCCGGCTACAAAGGAAGGGCAACCTGTAGGAACAGCAGTAAAAACCTTTAGCAACAATGGTTTTGCTGGTTTAATTGAGCTCATGGTTGGTTTCCTTCCCGATGGAACCATTAATAAGATTGCTGTTATCTCACACAAGGAAACACCCGGTTTGGGCGACAAAATTGAACCCCAAAAATCGGAATTTAGCCTTCAGTTCGAGGGTAAAAGTCCCGAGGATTTTAAGCTAATGGTAAAAAAAGATGGGGGAGATGTAGATGCAATAACAGCTTCAACAATCACTTCGAGAGCATATTGCGATGCCCTTACTCGTGCCTATAATGAACTTAAGAAAGGAGGTGTACAATGA
- the rsxE gene encoding electron transport complex subunit RsxE translates to MSKVAQFTKGILRENPIFVLVLGMCPTLATTSSAFNGMGMGLATTFVLLSSNVVISAIARFIPDKVRIPSYIVVIATFVTIVDLVMQAYATKLYENLGIFIPLIVVNCIVLGRAEAFANKNTIFDSFLDGLGMGVGFTFALTLLGGVREILGNFSIFGLPIIPKEPIWPKEVFFHDPILVFVLAPGAFIALAYLIAIFNRLKK, encoded by the coding sequence ATGAGTAAAGTTGCCCAATTCACAAAAGGAATACTCAGAGAGAACCCAATATTTGTTTTGGTTCTTGGAATGTGTCCCACCTTGGCTACTACTTCATCGGCCTTCAATGGTATGGGGATGGGCCTTGCTACTACTTTTGTTTTGTTAAGCTCAAATGTTGTGATTTCTGCCATTGCCCGATTTATCCCTGATAAGGTACGTATCCCTTCCTACATAGTTGTTATTGCAACATTTGTTACCATTGTCGATTTAGTTATGCAGGCTTATGCAACCAAACTTTATGAGAACTTGGGAATATTTATCCCACTAATAGTAGTGAACTGCATAGTGCTGGGAAGAGCTGAAGCATTTGCCAATAAGAATACAATTTTTGATTCATTTTTGGATGGGTTAGGTATGGGGGTTGGCTTTACTTTTGCTCTAACTTTGCTTGGTGGCGTTAGAGAAATTCTGGGGAACTTTTCAATTTTTGGATTACCAATCATTCCAAAAGAACCGATTTGGCCTAAAGAAGTTTTCTTTCACGACCCTATATTAGTATTTGTCTTAGCTCCTGGGGCATTTATTGCTCTTGCATATTTGATTGCTATTTTTAATCGACTCAAGAAATAG
- a CDS encoding electron transport complex protein RnfA produces the protein MEYLIIIIAAIFVNNVVLSQFLGICPFLGVSSKISTSAGMAGAVTFVMVLATIVTFLLQHYVLNPLGIGFMQTIVFILVIASLVQMVEIMLKKLSPALYQALGIFLPLITTNCAVLGVAILVIKKNFNLMEGVVFAGASAIGFGLALVVLAGIREHLDLANVPKGMKGVPIALLTAGILALAFMGFAGIVK, from the coding sequence ATGGAATATTTAATAATTATAATTGCCGCCATATTTGTAAACAACGTTGTTCTGTCGCAATTCCTTGGCATTTGTCCTTTTCTTGGGGTATCCTCAAAGATAAGTACCTCAGCAGGAATGGCTGGAGCTGTAACTTTTGTAATGGTGCTAGCAACCATTGTTACATTTTTATTGCAACATTATGTGCTAAATCCCTTAGGGATTGGCTTTATGCAAACCATTGTTTTTATTTTGGTCATTGCATCGCTGGTGCAAATGGTGGAGATTATGCTGAAAAAGCTGAGCCCTGCATTATACCAGGCCCTAGGTATATTTCTTCCCCTTATCACTACAAACTGTGCTGTGCTTGGTGTAGCCATTCTAGTAATAAAGAAGAATTTTAACTTAATGGAAGGAGTGGTTTTTGCTGGCGCCAGCGCAATAGGTTTTGGTTTAGCTCTTGTAGTTTTAGCTGGGATAAGGGAACATCTTGATTTAGCAAACGTTCCTAAAGGGATGAAGGGTGTTCCCATTGCTCTACTCACCGCAGGTATTCTTGCTCTGGCCTTTATGGGCTTTGCAGGCATTGTTAAGTAG
- the alaS gene encoding alanine--tRNA ligase, whose translation MTSKELRQKFLDFFAGRSHQIVPSAPMVIKDDPTLMFTNAGMNQFKDIFLGNAPVKYPRVANSQKCLRVSGKHNDLEEVGHDTYHHTMFEMLGNWSFGDYFKREAIDWAWEFLVEVLKIDKNRLYATIFEGSPDEGIERDLEAFECWKKHLPEGRILLGNKKDNFWEMGDTGPCGPCTEIHIDLRDDDERKAIPGEQMVNKGHPQVIEIWNLVFIQFNRKANGSLEPLPAKHVDTGMGFERLAMVVQGKKSNYDTDVFTPIIDRISQMCGIPYGTDPKADVAMRVIADHLRAISFSIADGQLPSNVKAGYVIRRILRRAVRYGYTFLNFREPFIDSLVAVLVEQMGDHYPELKAQQTLITNVINKEEATFLRTLETGIKLLEQLIEKAAKENRTEISGKDAFVLYDTYGFPLDLTELILREHNLSVNRSEFDAEMATQKERSRADAAVEADDWINVTNAEKVEFVGYDTLKTDARIIRMRTVKTKGKEQYHVVLDRTPFYAESGGQVGDSGLLESDSESIKVINTFKENNLIIHLVDRLPQNPNSSFFATVDYEKRIRTANNHSATHLLHNALRAILGTHVEQKGSLVHPDYLRFDFSHFQKMTDEEIRKVEQRVNKLIRQNIQLDEHRSVPMEQAQKMGAIALFGEKYGENVRVIKFGESVELCGGTHTKATGNIGYFKIVSEGAIAAGVRRIEAITGEKAEEFVYSQIDTINQVKSTLGNPPNVIQAVSKLVDENNLLKDQLNTLQAEKLKAVKAELKAKATERNGINLICERISIGNADAIKDLAFQLKNEVPNLFLVLGSEADGKALLTIMINETLVEKHGLNAAAIVKEAAKEIQGGGGGQPFFATAGGKNPDGLDKALAKAKEAIK comes from the coding sequence ATGACTTCAAAGGAATTGCGTCAGAAATTTTTAGACTTTTTTGCTGGCAGGTCGCACCAAATTGTGCCTTCGGCACCAATGGTAATTAAGGATGACCCAACGCTGATGTTCACCAATGCAGGCATGAACCAGTTTAAGGATATTTTCCTTGGCAACGCACCGGTTAAGTATCCCCGAGTAGCCAACTCGCAGAAATGCCTAAGGGTATCGGGCAAGCATAACGATTTGGAGGAGGTTGGTCATGATACCTACCACCACACTATGTTTGAGATGCTTGGGAACTGGTCGTTTGGCGATTACTTTAAACGCGAAGCCATTGATTGGGCCTGGGAGTTTCTGGTTGAAGTACTTAAAATAGATAAGAACAGGCTTTACGCAACAATATTTGAGGGTAGCCCTGACGAAGGAATTGAGCGCGACCTTGAGGCTTTTGAGTGCTGGAAGAAACACCTGCCCGAAGGCAGAATCCTTCTTGGAAATAAAAAGGATAATTTCTGGGAAATGGGCGATACAGGACCTTGCGGACCCTGTACCGAGATTCATATTGATTTACGCGATGATGATGAGCGTAAGGCTATACCCGGTGAGCAAATGGTTAATAAGGGGCATCCCCAGGTAATTGAAATCTGGAACCTTGTATTCATCCAATTCAACCGTAAAGCCAATGGTTCATTAGAGCCACTTCCGGCCAAGCATGTTGATACGGGTATGGGCTTTGAACGTTTGGCCATGGTGGTTCAGGGCAAAAAGAGCAACTACGATACCGATGTTTTCACGCCAATTATTGACCGTATATCGCAAATGTGCGGAATACCCTATGGGACTGATCCTAAGGCAGATGTGGCCATGCGCGTTATTGCTGACCACCTCAGGGCAATCAGTTTTTCTATTGCCGATGGGCAACTACCATCCAACGTCAAGGCTGGGTATGTAATACGCCGCATTCTCCGTAGGGCGGTTCGATACGGTTACACATTCCTGAACTTCCGCGAACCGTTTATCGATAGCCTTGTGGCCGTTCTGGTTGAACAAATGGGCGACCACTACCCTGAACTTAAGGCACAGCAAACCCTCATCACCAATGTAATTAACAAGGAGGAGGCAACATTCCTGCGCACTCTTGAAACGGGTATCAAGCTGCTTGAGCAGCTTATTGAAAAGGCTGCAAAGGAAAACAGAACCGAGATTTCGGGTAAGGATGCCTTTGTGCTCTACGATACCTATGGTTTCCCGCTCGACCTTACTGAACTCATTTTGCGTGAGCATAACCTGAGCGTTAACCGCTCAGAGTTCGATGCCGAGATGGCTACCCAAAAGGAACGCTCCAGAGCTGACGCTGCAGTTGAAGCTGACGATTGGATTAACGTGACCAATGCGGAAAAGGTTGAGTTTGTTGGGTATGACACTCTTAAAACCGACGCCCGCATTATCCGTATGCGAACGGTTAAAACCAAGGGGAAAGAGCAGTACCACGTTGTGCTCGACCGCACTCCTTTTTACGCTGAATCGGGCGGTCAAGTGGGCGATTCGGGATTACTTGAGAGCGACTCGGAATCCATTAAGGTGATTAACACCTTTAAGGAGAACAACCTTATTATACATCTTGTAGATAGATTGCCTCAAAACCCCAACTCGTCGTTCTTTGCCACAGTTGATTACGAAAAACGAATTCGAACTGCTAATAACCACTCAGCTACACACCTGCTTCACAATGCGCTCCGCGCAATTCTGGGCACCCATGTGGAGCAAAAAGGTTCATTGGTTCACCCCGATTACTTGCGTTTCGACTTCTCACACTTCCAAAAAATGACCGATGAGGAGATACGTAAGGTGGAACAACGGGTTAACAAGCTTATCCGACAGAACATACAGCTCGATGAACACCGAAGTGTTCCCATGGAACAGGCTCAAAAAATGGGAGCCATTGCCCTATTTGGCGAAAAGTATGGCGAAAATGTAAGGGTTATTAAGTTTGGCGAGTCGGTTGAGCTTTGCGGTGGAACCCACACCAAGGCTACCGGTAACATTGGTTACTTCAAGATTGTTTCGGAGGGAGCAATTGCAGCAGGGGTACGCCGTATTGAAGCAATTACCGGCGAAAAAGCCGAAGAGTTTGTTTACTCACAGATTGATACAATCAACCAGGTAAAGTCAACTCTTGGCAATCCACCAAACGTTATTCAGGCTGTATCCAAGCTGGTTGATGAAAACAACCTGCTAAAAGATCAGCTAAATACCCTACAAGCCGAAAAACTAAAAGCGGTTAAAGCTGAGCTTAAAGCAAAGGCTACCGAGCGTAATGGTATCAACCTGATTTGCGAGCGCATAAGCATTGGTAATGCCGATGCCATAAAAGATTTAGCATTCCAGCTGAAAAATGAGGTGCCAAACCTTTTCCTGGTATTGGGTTCTGAAGCCGATGGCAAAGCGCTTCTTACCATTATGATAAACGAAACGCTTGTTGAGAAGCATGGCCTAAATGCAGCTGCTATTGTTAAGGAAGCCGCAAAGGAAATCCAAGGTGGCGGTGGCGGACAACCATTCTTTGCCACAGCTGGAGGTAAAAACCCCGATGGATTGGACAAAGCGTTAGCCAAAGCCAAGGAAGCAATAAAGTAG